ACGCGCAGCAGGCGCTGGTGCGCCTCGGGCGAAGGCTCGCGCTCGCGCAGGCGCCGACGCATCCACCACCAGCCGTAGGACGTGGCTGCGTAGAGCAGCAGCCGCCACACTAGGAAGTGGGCCGAGTGCTCGCGCAGCCACCGCTCCCAGCCGTCGATGCTGCCGACGACATGCACGCCGACGACGTTGACACCCGCCGCGATGCCGGCGACCGCCAGCACCCACAGCAGCGCGAGGACTACGCGCCGGTTGAACAACCAGGCGGGCCGCAGCCAGGCCCATGCGCGCGCGGCCATCAGTTGTTCCTCGGCTTCTGCACTTCCTTGAGCCGGTCGCGCGTGGTGTCGCCCTCGAAGATGCCGCGCGAGCCGGCGGCGCGGGTGCCGTGCCGCTGCACGATCGCCATCGCCGAATTGCCAGCCAGCGTGCGCCGCAGCTCTAGTTCGGTCTTGAGGTTGTTGATCTCCTGCTCCAGCGTGGTGTTCTCCCGGTCGACTGCCTTCACGGCCAGCTCGTTGGCGGCGACGTTCGGCTCTTTCTTGCCGGTCAGTAGCGTGCGCTGCAACAGCAGGGCCTTCTCCAGAACGCTCGACAGCGCGGCCTCGGACGCCAGGCGCTTGCCCAGCAGGTCTTGATCGGGCTCGTCGCGCAGCGCCTCGACCACGCCGCGCGTGATCGGCAGCGAGTTGCTGCCGGCGGCTTCGAGGTTCGCCACCGTCATCGGCGTCGAGCCCGTCACAAGGCCCTGCAGCGCCTGCAGCTTGGCCTCGTACTCTTCCTGGATCACCGGCGTCAGGCCGACGCCGGGCGTCGTCTGCGTCTTCGTGCAGGTCTCGCAGGTGCGTTGCTCGCGCTCGCCGAGCACGCGCGTTGCGAAGTCCGCGGCGGCCTGCGGCGAGGACCAGGTTTGGCAGGTCAGCCGGTTGCCGCAGGACGCGCGCGGGATGGACGAGGTGTCCGTGACGCCGCGGCTGTTCAGCAGGTTGTAGCCGGCGCGGGTCACGTCGCCGACCACCTTGATCGAACCCTGGCCCGAGCCACCTGCGTTGCTGCCCCCGACCCAGGGCACGCCGTTGTTGCCCTTGTTCGATTCGGCCTGCTCGACGGCGGACACCGCATCGGTGCTACTCACCGCATCGCGCAGCGCGAAGCCTTCGGCGAGTTGATCCCAACCGGCCTGGCCACCGGCCATGTCCGCCATCCGGTTGGCCATCGCCTTGCACGTCAGCTTGCTGCGGTCGAAGTCGAGCCGAGCTTGCAGCACGCCATTTGTCAGCAGGTTGTAGAGGCCCGGATCGGCGCGCTGGATGATCAGCGCCGGCAGAGAGGCCACCGCGCTGGTCGCGCTCTGGATCACGTTGCTCATGATCTGCTGGAAGCCGTTGGTGATGCCGTTCAACTGGTTCTGCAGCGTCGTCGTGATGCTCATGTCGCCGCAAATGAGGTTGCTGTTCCAACCAATGCCCACACCGATGCTCTGCATGTTCCCGGCGCCGCCCATGGACACGGCCCGACCGCCACCGATGCTGTAGAGCACGTCGTCGCCGATCACGCTGCCGCTCACGCCGACACCGGTCGGGTTGATGCGGGTCTGCGCCCACGCGACGCCGGCCGCGGCGGTGATGGCGCA
This DNA window, taken from Thauera sp. K11, encodes the following:
- a CDS encoding integrating conjugative element protein, which produces MKTPVQTFISRLAQRAKPYTLSIALACAITAAAGVAWAQTRINPTGVGVSGSVIGDDVLYSIGGGRAVSMGGAGNMQSIGVGIGWNSNLICGDMSITTTLQNQLNGITNGFQQIMSNVIQSATSAVASLPALIIQRADPGLYNLLTNGVLQARLDFDRSKLTCKAMANRMADMAGGQAGWDQLAEGFALRDAVSSTDAVSAVEQAESNKGNNGVPWVGGSNAGGSGQGSIKVVGDVTRAGYNLLNSRGVTDTSSIPRASCGNRLTCQTWSSPQAAADFATRVLGEREQRTCETCTKTQTTPGVGLTPVIQEEYEAKLQALQGLVTGSTPMTVANLEAAGSNSLPITRGVVEALRDEPDQDLLGKRLASEAALSSVLEKALLLQRTLLTGKKEPNVAANELAVKAVDRENTTLEQEINNLKTELELRRTLAGNSAMAIVQRHGTRAAGSRGIFEGDTTRDRLKEVQKPRNN